The DNA sequence TGCACTCGTTAAGCTTTACTGCATTTTGAACTTCACACGCTGCCGGCGTGGATTTCCCTCCTCGGACTCAATAATCATCACATCACCTTCATCCGTTGTTATGCAAACAAACTGTTAATAATTTGATAAATTCTCAGTTAAGAGGAAAGTAGAAGGAGAAGCGAGGGATAAAGAGCAGATGAgatgaaaagaggaaagagcAGGAACACATTATTCCCATTCCAGGTCTTGTCCTCAGGTATTTCATCTGATCCTGCTCTCTGATCTAAAGCACGTATTCACATTCTCCCGATCGCTAAAACACGTTTTCAGCTCCTCGTTCTTCAGCTAAAAGTTTGAAGTATGTAAGTCGAGCCGACGTAGGAAATCCAAACACAACACGGGGAAGCGCCAGGATCTGCAGCGTGAAGCTGTTTGAGATTCCTGTCTGGTTGAGATGAGACAGGAAACCTCCGAATGAGGATTTCGTGGTCTGGAAGTTAAAATCGTAACGCTGTGGTTTCCTAATTTGACCTTAAGTGATGGTTGTTCACTCCATTTGAAACTGAAAAACCAGAAACCCTCTCCGGCCACCGGCTGTCCCCAGAGCACGAGCACGAAgacgagaggaaagagagagaatcgTTCTCACCTCCACGATGTCGTCATCGAACAGCAGCCAGAAGCCGTGGCTCTTCACGATGGTGATGTAGTGTCCTCGGTTGGGACCGCTGCCGAGACGGAGAAGACGAGACAGACACGGGAGACATTAGACAGTTTCAAACGTCATATATCAACTCGAGATGTTGTTGCAGTTGTAATAAAGAacattaagacatttaaattgcAGCTTCAGCCAGAAAActgagaatcagaatcagaattattttaattgccaagtatatttgcacactctgtctacatattcttagactcatagtatattatattacctattgtatagtcaattacttttattcatagtcatacctctactatatatcatatcatactctctgtacattctttgtatatataagtctatatacacatatttatacatgtgtacatgttataattactattattatatcaccattattattatatatactgttgctgccattaccatatactgcttttatattggtttaattactatcatatataaatatatattatgttatattatatactatatatactgtactattcttatatactgtctaacaataccatttccatcatatcatcagtatctacctattttattgtattttatcttgtgcttctgtttttttattctttctacctcaatattttttattttattttattttattgtattgtattttattgtattcaaatataccggctgctatgacaacttaatttcccttcggggatgaataaagtactctatctatctatcatacaggaaattgccttggtgtggttggtgcacataaataagAATTAGAcgttaaacaacaatatatatatataaatatatataaaacaatataaaacaatataaaactaaacaatatatacagtgagagagttatgggcacgtacagtgctaaggtgcagagattttctggaataggcgctgaccgttaatattcattaacaaggaaaacagctgtgtgtgtgtgtgttgttgtgtgtaaaagtaactctggtgacttgtcaactgaggttaaactaagttaacctcttagtaaactgaacagttgcatatattggaaatatttgaaaatgccactgtacataaaaacaaaacaacaatatatacagtaataacaACAAACTAAAGCCGAACTAAAGCGGAGGACCGACCTGCCGCAGtgcaccaccaccgccaccaggTCGTACATGCGGTCCGGGTTGGTGGCGTCCCCGGACGTGTTGAAGAGGCGGAGCTCCAGCGGGAAGACGACGCGATAGGACAGCTTGGTGTAGCGGTGCAGCTGGTCCATGTATTTAAAGCGCTTCAGGTGGAGGGCGAGAATCATCGGGAGCTTCTTCACCCGCATCCTGACGCAGAGACAGAGGTTTAATGGAGTCATGTCGTTTATTCATTCAGTCGCTGAACTCAACATGAAGTAGGAAGACTGCAAAAGTatgtttaaagttgttttaaatcCCGAcgaaaattgaaaaataaagtgCAGAGTTTAAAAAGGTCAGTGGAAAtaaaccacagacacaaagtGCTGCGACCGGCTATTCAGAAACCGCTGTGGTTCACAGGAAGACTTTAAAAACACCGATGATGAACTTTTGCAACAGGAAGTCCCCCTGACTGGTTGCCGTAGCAACACCAGATGTGGGTTCAGGGGTTTCTTTCTAATAGAACAAATCAGACGGACGGAAAAAGCCAGAAGCTGCTGTCACTCACCTCTTCTGTGCTTCCTGTTTGCTGCGACACTGCTCACAGTAATACTTGTATTCACTGCATAGTGTCTCCGTGTTGCTGAAGCCCCtgtacacaacacaaacacacacacagacagacacacacagcttgagATAAACTGTGATCATCATCGTCTTTTCCTCCATCACATGAGCGTGTAGTTACCTCAGACAGTGTGTGATGGACGTGTTCTGCTCCACGTCCACCGACAGGTCCAGGAAGTCCTCGTCTTTACTGCTGACCTGAACACAGGTGAAGAGTCGGGATCatttagtccaggcaaagtagcccattttggagcaaaaaatagaagtaattgtaaaataatttttttcagcatagatcatttctatgaggtgtccagaacaacatactaaaagtcctaagaaatcctagttgaggaaatatgtttaattctcatcaatgtgccaataaggcaacaatacacccaaAAGGGCAATTTtcttcctttactccaatcaaaataaaactttacacaatgaaagtaaccatgaaacgtaacattttttgtattacaagtttctttgaaaatgaattttttagggctgggcaagttaactcgttttaatcgagttaactcaagtgatgagttaactcgattgtttatccgccaattattttcttttttcctgttctgcagcagtcagcaacagactttcacaaaataaaagcctgactttcacaataaaacaataaataatcaaacctgagttaatgcgagataaaataattaatcgagttaactcatcacttgagttaactcgattcaaacgagttaacttgcccagccctagaaatttttatatgcaagtgagctatacactaatcgaatatgcccaaaatacacccaaataggcttaatattttccttcactcctaccacaataaaactttacatggtaaaagtatacatgaaaagtaactttttttgtattacaagtttattttgaaatgaatttgaatatgtacaTATGTATTGTCTCTCCCCACATCTCgtattgatgagaattaaacatatttcctcaactaggatttcttaggacttttagtcagggttcctacaggttttaacaagataaatttaagactttttaagacctttttaagaccactttgaatagagtttaagacctatttcacgaccatactggcaaaaagtatgaaggaaaattactatgaaagaagaaataagtcacagaattacttacaaagtaaatttatacccattcaacataagaacaataacaatacacaagtcaaccaagctttaaacatgctttaaacatgctgacataaattgaaataaaaggatgttccataaaacatgtccagagaaggaaattaaacatcccatcGAACACTACAAAACCTCTATCTTCTCAGCTCtggccgaatcaaatttaagacctttttaagactttttaaggcctaaaattttgattattaaatttaagaccttttaagactttttaagaccccgcgggaaccctgttagtgtgttgttctggacacctcatagaaataatctatgctgaacaaaattattttacaattagtcggtcgtaaaacgctactttgcctggactacatTATCTCACCGCCCGGTGGTCAactggtgaaaacacaacacggGAACCGACACTTACGGCTTCACAGTTCAGACACCGCGTCTCGTTGGTCAGCGTTCCCTGGAAGATCTCGTGGACCCACGTCTGCTGCGTCTCCTTtgctccttcaccttcacctcctccctcacttcctccacctgtacttcctcctcctcctccacctcctcctcctccgttctGCACCAGCTTCCCATTCTGCTGTCGCTCCTggctcttctcctcctggagcAGGTCTGCGATGGTGTTGAGGAGGTAGTTGAGGAACTCGTGGGCGTCCTGCTGCATGTAGTTGTCAAACAGCtctgagggggagagagagagaaatatggcagatgggggaggaagagaggaaggaagagaggaagtaGACATTAACGAGGGGAGATTAGCTCATTAAGATTGATTCTTCTCCATCATCTGCTTCTCATTCCTGGATCTGTCTGATGACTCTGTTTCCTCAGCTGTGAGATTAACTTCTCTGACCTCTTCATTTCATCTTCTCCAAACAATCAAGTGACTCAGCTGTGTCCCTCATGGTGAGAGAGAgtttaaataaaagacaaagagacagaacacctgcacatTAGAAACtttaaagagaggaaagaaCACATCTCAGTCTCACTACCGTTCTCTTTTCTCAGCCGCGAGATGAACTTCTTGGGCGGGATGACTCCGACCTTCTTCTTCTGCGTGGCGATGCTGTTGAAGAGGTCGGACAGACACGTGAGGAGCGACTCCTTACGCCGCGGCTGcacctggagaggaggaggaggaggaagaggacacacCTGTCACATCATAGAAGAAGGAAACAACCCAGTGAACCAGCCTTTGTAATAAATCATATAAACTAAATGTCTCTTACCTTGTACGCCAGCACCTTCTCCCTGAACGGCCGACAGAAGTACAGCGCCTGCAGCACCGAGTTACAGTAGCACGTGTTGCCAAACtacaagaaggagaagaagaagaagaagaagaagaagaagaagaagaagaagaagaagaagaagaagaagaagaagaagaagaagaagaagaagaagaagaagaagaagaagaagaagacagagggaAGGAAACGCACAGTGAGCTGAGGGTGTGTTTGTTACAGTcgacaaagtgctgctcatcttgagaactgttgtgtttctcttttattttgaaggtctGGGCCTTGAGAGAACTTGAGATAATGAACAACAGTGAACTTAACACACgatgtgcagctgtgtgtgattgtcGGACACTCACGTTGACCAATCCGAAGTAGTGTTCGTTCACGGGAAACTGTTCCGGTCCGATCTCCTTTTCCAAGGCTGAGGCATTGGCGCCCTGAAAGAGGCGGAGCAAAGGGTCACGATGACATACAACTGTGGCATAAACATTGTTCCTCAGACATTTGTTCTTCGTTATCATAATTTCCTTGACACTGTAATAAAATTAACCGAGAGAGAAacttcctttttcctttctcttcatTGTTTTCCTCTGAACCATCTGTTTGCTGCAGCTGGGTTTCCTGCTTCacatcctctctttcctctgcacAGGCTCATTATGTGTTTGTCTATTATCTTACACAAATGAAAAAGCACCTTTCTCGTGTAAATCTTTCATTACTTGGACGATTCCTTTCATATATTGGCTCAAAACACCTCGTTTTTAGTTTGAGAAGCTGTTTGAAAGTCTGCATTTTTACACATACGTTAAAAAGAAGCTGTTAAGAGAcaggttcatacacattttgaccaatggatttccatgactttaacaactttaaaccaaatttccatgtccaaacatttttgctaaatctcggtgtatacatgaaaaagtgacaaaatgtagtatttaaactagcaatgagaattccaaggcatacagtataccttaccttgcttatattttgagcgtatttctttaaaagcatatgaattatttaaaattcagcgtaaatgaacgacatgaaaatatgaatataacaaatttccatgacttttccaaaacttttgggattttatttttttccatgacttttccaggcctggaaatacacattttacaattccattcTACATCAAGTTGATGTAGAATATTGCTCTGTTCACTTATTCGTTTTACCTGGTCCAATATTTTAGATAATCCTATTGTGAGAACTTTCCCGAAAGACCATATGTAATTGAGTAATCTGTCTggcagcttgtttttatttttgttgtttgtttttggtgtgtGATTTTAccctatgttttgtttttgtttgtaaatttgtattatGTATTGTCAACACTTTGTTATATATctgaaaattgtaaataaagtattaaaaaaaaaaacaattccatgacttttccaggtttttcatgaccgtaggaaccctgagAGTGTAGCTCGGGTTGGAATTTGTGTTCAGGcgtttggtttgtgtgtcttgTTCAGGCAGCACGATGAGGAAAGAGGATCCTCACACTAACCATGACGCAGCTTTTCCTACGAGTGAAGCTGACGACCCCGGTGGCGCCATTACTCATCCTCACGCTGTGTgatgtcaacaacaacaacaacaacaggccGACTGAGGTTATCTATCGAACAATCGCGACCTCGGagcgacacaaacacaaacacgctctGTCACGTCAGGCGATCGCACAAAGGGACAGATACATAAAGTGCCTGAGGGAAGGAAACGATTTATTCAGGACgagctgtaaaacaaactgtGTGATTTATGTTTTCAGCGTCAACAGAAACTGGATTATAAAACAGACTGGTCGTTCTGTTTAGTTGCTGCATCAGTCTGGGCTGAGCCGGACAGGAAGTTTAAATTCTTGAgatatttggacattttcctgctctaTTCTCGGATATTTTCCAGAATTtttgcaggaaaagttccagaaaatgtccaaagcAACAGACTCTGATATTTAACGTTCTCATATAAACATCTCTATTCTTCAGTGTTGGTCTGGAAGTCGTCCAACATTCCATGAGATGTTCTGATCCTTATCGTTTGAAATGTAGTGAAACAGCCCGACCGAGTCTAAATGCTAAATGTTACAAGTTATGATCACAAGTTGTTGCTCTGAGACAGACATCTGTATCACTGTCGTCTCCACATTCACATCAAATCGTCAATATCCGTCCCCGAGAAGAGACAGACACAACTCAGAGGGGACAACGATATGGACATTCACGCTTTCACGAGCCAAATTGATTTTCACACaattaaataacacaaaacaaaaccttgTCGGCTCACAAAGCTGCAAACGGACCAAACAAACCTGCCAACCTcagctttgtttgtgtttaaatgggGTGGCccggtgcgtgtgtgtgtgtgtgcacggtcTTTAACAACGTGCAcgtgccacaaacacacaaacagacacacacagacacacaccatcagAAGCACCAGCGGCCAACAGACTCTTCGGTGGCATCTGCCTAAGTTTCAGTCACAAGTTAATCTTGCAGCTTtaagctttgtgtgtttgtgtgtgtgtgtgtctgtgtatttgtgtgtgtgtgtcgtgtgtgtctCTACCACAACACGAACACACAACCCACAGTTGCAATGGCTCCATTTCAAAACCTTTTAATTTGCTTattataaagaaagaaaagctgaaacTATTGATCATCAGAGAGAAACTCAGCAGCAGAATCTAAATGTAGTTTTacagctcgacctttgacccctgactCTGCAGAATATCAGCCCAGGGATCAGGAGGTTCCAGGATTTCATAACCTTTAGAGTAGCTTggttttaaaggttttaatgTCCTGGAACTTGCAGAAGAATCAGTAAGTTCACAAATATTAAAACCTGTAAAATACACTGGTTTGAAATCCTGCAACTTTATGGATCCTGGTAATTCAGATCATAAATCAGACTGAAGCTCAAGCAGGTTAGAAACAGCTGgtaaagatgatgaagatgaggatgataGTGATGAAGGATGATTTATTAAACCTCACAAACACCAGCAGCTGGTTGAACATTAGCAGAGATGGAAGGTTTCAGGCTCGAGTCCCATGACAGGAAACACTGGTTTTCTCCGGATCAGCTGTGGGAGGTGATCACATCCACTGGTTCCCACTGTAAACCAGTTCACTGAGTGTGTAACTGGTTTGATTCCAGTAGAAACCAGCTGTGATCTACTGGTTTCCATGGTCAccagttcactgtgtgtgttactggtttGATTCCAGTAGAAACCAGCTGTGATCTACTGGTTCTCCATGGTCACCAGTTCACTGAGTGTGTAACTGGTTTGATTCCAGTAGAAACCAGCTGTGATCCACTGGTCCACCATGGTCAccagttcactgtgtgtgtaactggttTGATTCCAGTAGAAACCAGCTGTGATCCACTGGTTCCCA is a window from the Limanda limanda chromosome 22, fLimLim1.1, whole genome shotgun sequence genome containing:
- the usp12b gene encoding ubiquitin carboxyl-terminal hydrolase 12, whose product is MEILMTVRKIASICTMGANASALEKEIGPEQFPVNEHYFGLVNFGNTCYCNSVLQALYFCRPFREKVLAYKVQPRRKESLLTCLSDLFNSIATQKKKVGVIPPKKFISRLRKENELFDNYMQQDAHEFLNYLLNTIADLLQEEKSQERQQNGKLVQNGGGGGGGGGGSTGGGSEGGGEGEGAKETQQTWVHEIFQGTLTNETRCLNCEAVSSKDEDFLDLSVDVEQNTSITHCLRGFSNTETLCSEYKYYCEQCRSKQEAQKRMRVKKLPMILALHLKRFKYMDQLHRYTKLSYRVVFPLELRLFNTSGDATNPDRMYDLVAVVVHCGSGPNRGHYITIVKSHGFWLLFDDDIVEKIDAQAIEEFYGLTSDISKNSESGYILFYQSRD